The Candidatus Melainabacteria bacterium RIFOXYA2_FULL_32_9 DNA segment CAACTACTATAATTCCTTCAGAATTTAAAAGATTATTACTCTTGATTTTTGATAAAGACGGCTCAATAAGACCGGATGCATAAGGTGGATCAATAAAAATAAGATCAAAAGTTATATTTTTAAATCTATCTAAAGCTAAAATTGCGTCAGAAATAATTAACTCATAATCAAGATCAAAACCTGCCAGGTTTTCTTTCAATAAGCTTGCTACATCTGGACTCTTTTCCACATAAATAACTTTTTTAGGCCCTCTGGAAAAGGCTTCCAATCCTAAAATTCCACTTCCTGCAAATAAGTCAAGCACCACGGCATCACCGTGGTGCAAAATATCACTAATAGATTGAATTATATTAAATATGCTTTCGCGTACTTTTGAGGAAGTTGGTCTTACTTCTCTTGATTTAACTGTTTTGATCTTTCTGCCTTTTTGGGATCCACCAGTTATAATCATTTTCCAACAGGTTCTTTTACTTCCTGTACTACTTCTTTATTACTCATATGCTCTGCAATAAAGCTTGTATTGATTTCACCTTTGATAAAGAAGCGATTTTTAAGAATTCTCTGATGGAATGGAATTGTTGTTTTAATACCTGTTATGGCATATTCGTCAAGTGCACGTAACATGCGAATTCTTGCTTCTTCCCTGTCTTTACCCCAGCATATAAGTTTTCCTATTAGAGAATCATAAAAAGGAGGAATTTTATAATTGGAATAAATATGGCTATCGACTCTTACACCAGGTCCACCTGCTGGAACATAACCATCAATAAGACCTGGACAAGGCATAAAATCTTTATCAGGATCCTCTGCATTAATTCTGCACTCAATCGCATGCCCAACTATTTTTATATCATNNNNNNNNNNNNNNNNNNNNNNNNNNNNNNNNNNNNNNAGTAGAAATTGCCACTAGAATCAAGTAAGAATTCTACTGTACCAGCACCCTCATAATTAATACCCTTAGCAGCATTAACCGCCGCCTGTCCCATTTTGTCTCTGACTTCAGGAGTTATTACAGGTGATGGAGCTTCTTCAATTAATTTTTGGTGTCTTCTTTGAATACTACAATCTCTCTCACCAAAGTGAACTACATTACCATATTGGTCTGCAATAATTTGTACCTCAATATGACGAGGATCTTCAAGAAATTTTTCAATATAAACCGCATTATTCCCAAACGCAGTTGCTGCTTCAGCTTGAGCAAGAGCCATCATTTCTTCAATTTCTGACTCTTTTCTTACAATTCTCATGCCTCTGCCACCGCCACCAGCAGTTGCTTTAATAATTATCGGATATCCAACTTGCTCAATCCAAGGTTTTATTATAGATAAATCAGTGACAAGACCTGTACCTGGAACTGTTGGCACTTCATTATCAATCATTGTCTTCTTAGCAGAAGCTTTATCACCCATTGATCTTANNNNNNNNNNNNNNNNNNNNNNNNNNNNNNNNNNNNNNNNNNNNNNNNNNNNNNNNNNNNNNNNNNNNNNNNNNNNNNNNNNNNNNNNNNNNNNNNNNNNNNNNNNNNNNNNNNNNNNNNNNNNNNNNNNNNNNNNNNNNNNNNNNNNNNNNNNNNNNNNNNNNNNNNNNNNNNNNNNNNNNNNNNNNNNNNNNNNNNNNNNNNNNNNNNNNNNNNNNNNNNNNNNNNNNNNNNNNNNNNNNNNNNNNNNNNNNNNNNNNNNNNNNNNNNNNNNNNNNNNNNNNNNNNNNNNNTCACCACGATTAGCAATTAAGACTTTTTTTATCATTTGTCCACTCCAAAGTGTTAATCTAAAATTTATTTAAATAGTGCGCCCTGTAAACTATAAACTGTTTTCTTACTACTGTTCAACAACCATTAAAACCTGACCGTATTCGACAGGTTGACCATCTTGTACACAGATTTCAACAACTTTACCGGCTACGTCAGACTCAATTTCATTCATAAGCTTCATAGCCTCAATAATACAAATCACTTGTCCGACGCTCACATTTTTACCAACTTCTGTAAATGGAGTAGAACCAGGTGAAGAGGCTTTGTAGAATGTTCCAACCATTGGAGATGTTATTGGAACACCTTTTCTTACTTCAGCTTTTGGAGCTTCAGATTGTACAACAGGAGCAACTGCCTGTGCTGGCATAGCTGCCTGCATAA contains these protein-coding regions:
- a CDS encoding 16S rRNA (guanine(966)-N(2))-methyltransferase RsmD, which produces MIITGGSQKGRKIKTVKSREVRPTSSKVRESIFNIIQSISDILHHGDAVVLDLFAGSGILGLEAFSRGPKKVIYVEKSPDVASLLKENLAGFDLDYELIISDAILALDRFKNITFDLIFIDPPYASGLIEPSLSKIKSNNLLNSEGIIVVEHSPDYNTTEIAQNLGYEILREKKYGDTAITILSN
- a CDS encoding acetyl-CoA carboxylase, biotin carboxyl carrier protein; amino-acid sequence: MELEYLEKLVNLVTENELTELTLEEGEKAIVIKKESGVIVPQVSPVMQAAMPAQAVAPVVQSEAPKAEVRKGVPITSPMVGTFYKASSPGSTPFTEVGKNVSVGQVICIIEAMKLMNEIESDVAGKVVEICVQDGQPVEYGQVLMVVEQ